A DNA window from Candidatus Sulfidibacterium hydrothermale contains the following coding sequences:
- a CDS encoding ROK family protein, with protein MQKAVIGISFGGKTLIAGKVKNGKIEKSITRKINNKGSEDEILSEVFGVINDVFDDEIAGIGIGVPSLVDVDKGIVYRVQNIPSWREVHIREILEDHFGVKVYVNNDANCFAIGETYFGKAEGYENSVGLVLGAGVGAGVIFKGHLYSGTNCGAGEFGDIPYRDETYEYYLNDAYFEYKFGLSAHTLIRRADKKDKIARAIFEQYGYDLGMLIKTILFSVDPEIVVIGGFISKAFSYFEKSMWERIRTFPYKHTIKKLKIVPSEQEDIAVLGAAALYFDAQNQKLIK; from the coding sequence AAAGAGTATTACCCGGAAGATCAATAATAAAGGATCTGAAGATGAAATTCTTTCAGAAGTTTTTGGAGTAATTAACGACGTTTTCGATGATGAAATAGCCGGTATAGGAATTGGTGTCCCCAGCTTGGTGGATGTGGACAAAGGAATTGTGTACCGGGTGCAGAATATTCCATCGTGGCGCGAAGTGCATATCCGTGAAATTCTGGAAGATCATTTTGGCGTAAAAGTTTATGTGAACAACGATGCCAACTGTTTTGCCATTGGAGAAACTTATTTCGGAAAGGCCGAAGGGTATGAAAACAGCGTTGGACTTGTTCTTGGAGCCGGAGTGGGAGCCGGCGTGATATTCAAAGGTCATCTTTACTCAGGAACCAATTGTGGTGCCGGTGAATTTGGCGATATTCCCTATCGGGATGAAACATATGAATATTACCTGAATGATGCTTATTTTGAGTATAAATTCGGATTGTCAGCCCATACGCTCATCCGCCGGGCCGACAAAAAAGATAAAATTGCCCGTGCCATTTTTGAACAATACGGATATGATTTAGGGATGCTGATAAAAACGATTCTTTTTTCAGTAGATCCGGAAATTGTTGTTATTGGTGGCTTTATCTCCAAAGCGTTCTCTTATTTTGAAAAAAGTATGTGGGAGAGAATACGCACATTCCCTTATAAGCACACGATAAAAAAGCTGAAAATTGTTCCTTCCGAACAGGAAGACATTGCGGTATTGGGTGCTGCTGCCCTTTATTTTGACGCACAAAACCAAAAATTAATCAAGTAA